A window of Equus przewalskii isolate Varuska chromosome 18, EquPr2, whole genome shotgun sequence contains these coding sequences:
- the CCDC54 gene encoding coiled-coil domain-containing protein 54, protein MHKLQTKRVKAAAGQMWTSNLSKVRQSLKNVYHKCKNQHPDSTRYPMTTSYDCDQDDIRPDEKKNLRVMLQDIKTAQIELVSQMTDLVSEISKIQEKTDFYQKQMEVLETRMDVNEDKQCTVTKDIFSVKEDIDALKKQVTELENQNSCSSIHCLEVLEGEKGKEIIELLYKLIEPETLKNTSFSKAPEIASVEPEKVPGYTETTDHIEEKTISPKIKTLKKSNHQNVLRSFKKPKSNIYIYPDFSTWIKLTFVHGGKWRFFLSAVKLEEFIQWLLSRPTIPLEEPQLITQRCRPFSGPVERLTTVCLSVFNYIYCLFGSSKEEVTRL, encoded by the coding sequence ATGCACAAACTTCAAACCAAAAGGGTAAAAGCTGCTGCTGGGCAGATGTGGACTTCAAATCTCTCCAAGGTCAGACAATCTCTTAAAAATGTCTACCATAAATGTAAGAACCAGCACCCAGATTCAACCAGATATCCAATGACAACTTCCTATGATTGTGATCAAGATGACATCAGACCtgatgaaaaaaagaatcttagaGTAATGCTCCAAGATATTAAAACTGCCCAAATTGAACTCGTTAGCCAAATGACTGACCTTGTCAGTGAAATTTCAAAAATCCAGGAAAAGACTGACTTTTATCAGAAGCAGATGGAAGTCCTGGAAACCAGAATGGATGTTAATGAAGACAAACAGTGCACAGTAACTAAAGAtatcttctctgtgaaagaagaCATTGATGCTTTAAAGAAGCAAGTGACAGAACTGGAAAACCAGAATTCTTGCTCCAGCATCCATTGCTTAGAGGttctggaaggagaaaagggTAAAGAGATCATAGAACTTCTTTACAAACTCATAGAACCAGAAACTCTGAAGAACACATCGTTCTCTAAAGCCCCTGAAATCGCTTCAGTGGAACCAGAGAAAGTGCCCGGTTATACTGAGACCACTGATCACATTGAGGAAAAAacaatttctccaaaaattaaaactctgaagaaaagTAACCATCAAAATGTAttaagaagctttaaaaaaccaaagtcaaatatttatatttacccaGACTTTAGTACATGGATCAAACTAACTTTCGTCCATGGAGGAAAGTGGCGATTTTTCCTCAGTGCTGTCAAGTTAGAGGAATTTATCCAGTGGCTTCTTTCTAGACCAACCATCCCTCTTGAAGAACCACAACTCATAACCCAGAGATGTCGTCCATTCTCTGGGCCTGTTGAGCGCTTGACCACAGTCTGTCTCTCTGTTTTCAACTATATTTACTGTCTTTTTGGTTCCTCAAAAGAGGAAGTAACTCGACTATAG